AGTTTCTCTCCACTTCTCTCCCTCCACAGGGAAGAACTGCAAAAGCTGCACTGTGCTTATCTTTCCAGGTGTTGTATTGAGAGAAAATACGAATttcaaaaaacaaccaaacaaacccttTCAAATACAAAGCAATTTCAGATATACAAATGCAGCTGTGATGTGCTCAAATAGTACCAAACAATACTGTCTTAACACAGCTTTCAAACTTTTTGAATTTTGATATTACTTAAAGGATTCTGGTTGTATCAACCACAACAATCCCAGAGGCCTGGAAAAAGTTCAGCTGTCCCAATCTGCACTTACTACTAGATCTGATGTATACCTGATATTAACACCAAAGTCAATTAGCAATCATTTCAGCTGGAGAtgttaaaataatctgaaattaagCATAAAACAGCTTAATTTTTTcataaagtaaaaacaaaaaaccgTCAGACaacaaaaccacaggaaaaacaaaaaagcaaaaaaaaaaaccaaaaaagcaaaaccaactaATTAAAGAAGCCATAGTTAGAAATAGTTTTGGAAAGCACAAAGTCACGTTAAAATTAAGTTACCATCTCTCCATTCAGGCTGTTTCAAGTTACCTAACCTCCCAGCGCAGTGAGGAAAGGCGAACCCCGTCCCGTGCAGCTGACACAGCAGCACCAAAACCGCGATCATGGCCGGGATCTGTCAGACAGAAACCAACGTGAGTTAACCAAGAGTGACAGCGCAACCCTCGGAAGTGGCACCGATGAACCCTGAGTGAATCCTGCCGGTGAAGTCACCTACAAGCACCCACACGCACTGCAGCCTAATGGGTCCCGTGAAGAGACACCGACCCGAACTGGTCCTGCCTGTCTCTTGCGGAGCTCTCGTTGTGTAACACCGCACAGCTCACCGCTCTCGCcgcctcctgctctcctctcccgGCCAAACAGAGCAGGCAGCCCGAATTGTCGGTGAATTGTCGGGGAAAGAGCCCCCGCAAGGTGCCCCAGGCAGGCTCTGAAACTGCAGAGCTACGCCTTCGCTGCCGGAGGAGGTAATAAAATCTCCCCGATGGGAACAGGTACAAAGCTGGTTTGGTCAGAGGCATGAAATGAACCCGTAACTCTGCACGGTGGAAACGACGCAGGTGGAAACACGATCTGCGCCCGAGGCGGGGACGTGCGACAGCCACCCGGGGACATCGCCGGGGGCTCCCCCGCTGCTGCCCGGCTCCCGGGGGGAGCAGGGCCATGTCCCGGGGAGCACCCGCGGATGAAGGAGCATCTCATCCCGCTTCCCAGCGCTGCCCTACCTGTCCCCGCGGGATCCGGGCGGAACGGCTCCGGGCCAGCCTCTCCGGGGCTGTGCTATGGgatcaggagctgggacagcctctCCGGGTTTGTGCTATGGGATCCCAGTGgatcaggagctgggacagcctctCCGGGTTTGTGCTATGGGATCCCAGTGgatcaggagctgggacagcctctCCGGGGCTGTGCTATGGgatcaggagctgggacagcctctCCGGGGCTGTGTGGTGGGATCCCAGTGGATCAGGAGCCGGGACAGCCTCTCCGGAGCGGTGCGGTGGgatcaggagcagggacagctctccgGAGCGGTGCGGTGGgatcaggagctgggacagcctctCCGGGTTTGTAGTATAGGATCCCAGTGgatcaggagctgggacagcctctCCGGAGCGGTGCGGTGGGATCAGGAGCCGGGACAGCCTCTCCGGGTTTGTGGTATAGGATCCCAGTGgatcaggagctgggacagcctctCCGGAGCGGTGCGGTGGGATCAGGAGCCGGGACAGCCTCTCCGGGTTTGTGGTATAGGATCCCAGTGgatcaggagctgggacagcctccCCGGGGTTTGTGCTATAGGATCCCAGTGGATCAGGAGCCGGGACAGCCTCTCCGGAGCGGTGCGGTGGATCAGGAGCCGGGACAGCCTCTCCGGGTTTGTGGTATAGGATCCCAGTGgatcaggagctgggacagcctctCCAGAGcggtgctgcagctcttccttcctGGAAGGGCGCGGCGCAGTCACGGGGCTGCtccccggccgcccccgccgcggtGAGGCCACCCCGGGCGGGCACAGAAACGCCCCCGGAGCGTGGGCTGAGGCGGCTCGGGGAGCGCTGGGGCCGCAGTGCCCGGGCCGTCCCTCGGGCTCTACCTGGGCTTTGTTTCCAGACACCTGCCCGGGCCCCGGTGCGGCGTAGGCAGCAGGTCCTTTGTGCTCCTGCAAATCCCGTCTTCTGTTAAGCCGGACTCTTTGTGCCCTGGCTCAATGGCGGTGTGAGGAGCTGGCTTTGCTCCCCCGGAGGAAAGCGCACGGGGCAGGGTGTGCCTCCCCAGGCGGGCTtggcaggaggtgctgctgctccacgGTTACCTAAGCACTGACCGAGTATCACAGAGCCTGGCCTCCACCAAGCTTTCCGCGCTGAAAGCACCAGGCAGTAGTTTCACAcatgtgaaaacatttttgttttgctttgggttttttgtttatgcgttttcctgtttggttttgtttgtttgtttgtttgtcagTGACGGTAAACCTTAACCTGACAGGCTAAAAAGGGGCTGAAGCGGTTCCCTGAAATGCATGAGGCTGGTTTGCACCACGAGCTCCCAcctccttcccagagcaggggcCAGGCTGAGCACATGGATCTGTGTCTCTTTGGGCTTCTCCAAAGGACAAGAGAGAAGCAATGAAGCACTTCACATCTGCTGTAAGGATGTGTTTAATACTGCGTGTTGGAAACATTAACTATGTGAAAAATGTTGGGATAGGCTGGGTTGGGTTAAAAGCTGCACACCAAAGAAACTCTCGGGATAAATGAGTGGAATGATTTTGCTACTAGGAAATCCAGGGACTGACAGTGATTTGTGTCTGTGCTTGCACGCCTCCAGTAGTGACTTTGGATTGTATTCTTTATTTAAGTGCTGGGGTGACTTGTGTATACAGAAGTAGGAAAGAGTAGAATGAGGGGGTATTGGATAACACTAGTGGAAGTGTTCAGAAATTCCCTagagaaaaccagaaacttctgatatgtgaaaaaaaggagaactgTTCCAAGGAATGATGACTGtagttaaatatttactttatgACATCAACACGCTGCCATTTAGAGGCACTTGATGAATATATAACTTACTAGCTAGGATGATTCTAATGCTTTTTAGCTGGTGGAGATCTCAACAGAAAATTCTGTATTCTGTGTATGTGCTTATAACACAGTGGAGAACTAAGATAaggatattttaggaaaaaaacagtataGGTTGTTTATAACCTAGGTAATGCTAAGGAGACAAGAATACTTGGCTGCTACTTGTTGGAAGGCAGGAGAAACCACCATTACTTTGTAAAGGGCCTTACAGCTTTGTCGAGTGCCCCTCTACTCAACCCCTGAGCTCCTAGCTGAGTGTCTCAGAGAGGGTGGTGCCAGCAGTGAAATAGCTGCTGACAGCTGCAGTGCAAGGGCATGAATGTACAAGGACTCTGCGGCGCATTCAGGTGTAAGTAAAATACCTGCATGCCAATGTGGGAACTTCTTTTGTGTCGTAACAACAGCTTTGTGTGAGGAAACTCTGCTGTACGAGTAGCAGGTAATCTCCATTCTGCTGAGCCAGTATTGTGTATCACTGCTGATAGAGGGGGGAAAAGATTTTTGGAGTTGCTCAGGTATTCCTTCCGGGGAGTGGATGTGAATTCaccccctggccctgcccataTCCGCCAAGCAGGCTTCAGAGGGACGGATCAGCCCCATCCGAAGTCTCTGCTGGAACTGACCCCTGCTCTGAAGATGGAGCAGCAATGCAGGGAGAGGCCCTCAGAGCTTTAACACTCATCAGTGGTTTCCCAAATGTTTCTGACTCTGCAGCTTTTAGCAAAAGATTTTGAAGTGTcttctgtctgtgtgtgcatgggTGCTTGTGCAGGTGTGGTGCAGCTTTTTCAAAACCATGTGACACAAAACCAGTATAGTTTATTTATTCTTGAGatgtaacaaaaaatatttaattgttaTACATTGGGCAAGCAGGACAGCAAAATCTTTTGCTTTGGAGAAGACTGTGACTTTCTCCTGTGTGTTCCTGTGAGCTCAGGGGTTCCAACTCTTACTTGAGGATTGGCAGTGAATTCCCACTCAGGATGGCTACACCGGAAAATGGGTGTGTGAAAGCTTATGCTATAGGTAGTAGAAAGAAGTGTGCCTGAGTTCTGGTTTGTTCTGCAGATCATAGAAAATATAAAGGTAAGTGAAAAAGGGTGCAGCAAGTGCTTGGGATAAATAGAACATTTCCCATGTACATGCAGTTTTTAATCTGGCATAGCAGGAAATAGCTTTTGCACATAACTTTGCTACTTGTGTAGTATTTTTTCAGGTGAAATAGCTTTGATTTGCAAGTTGTGTGATGAAGATGCTCAGAAGGATGGAACTATCAATTAAGACATTACTTTCATCAACCTCTTCTGAAAATACCAGTATACAgtatataattaaaatattctgagaagaggaaaataggaaattaatttatatcACTTGTTTTTAACATTGGGTGAATATATAATTCCTGTTTCTAAAAATATCTCTAAATTATTTACCATACTAGCTAGTACACTTATTTACTTGTATTTTAGAACTTCACTTGCTGTGATGTTTGGTAAAACGTTGGAGAAATTAAATATGATGTTGCTGAGTTGAACCAGGACTGTGTATCCCCCACAAAAGTAAGATGGTACCAATCTAAGATGTTTATTCACTGATCATTTGATTTTGAATATACTGATTATTTTGCTGAAATACTAATTTACTATTCAGGTATGCATTTCAGTACAGTAAAGAATAATATGCTTTACTGATTTTTGATTAGGAGGACTTTGGATCCATAATTCAAGTAATAAATCTTACTGTTCAGTTTCTTATGCAGTATTTATCAGTTGATTGATAATGAAATGACACAAATGTAATTGAGAATTACAAATCCTCTCACCAAGGATATGTGGAGCTGTGTGTATCTAGTCTGTTCTTTGCAATGGTTTATTTGATATCCTGAATCATATGGTATAGATTTGTCCTTTACACAGAACTATTTGAAGTTCTTATGTTTGTTAACCTAATTTCTGTCCAGGTGGCTTGATTGAGGAGTAATGGTCTTTTGTTAGAGGTAATTGAATGTAACAGATTTTAACTATTGGTTTTCTGCAGTTAATATCAAAGGGCTTTGACTATCATATTCAGCAATAAGCATGTCAACATCTGGGATCCCATTCCACACAGTACATGCAGGAGGGGAGGGTTTTTCTAGACCAGGCcatatttgaaaaagaaaacttcttttttgGGTACTCGCTGGTGTCCTTTACTACTTCCTGTAGAATGCTTGTTTCTTCAGTTAAATTGGCTGGTCTATTAAAATACATGAACAATTGTATTATGTTGTTTGATGTTGCAATAGAGACACTTGTTTCTCATGAAGAATAGCTGAATCTTTATCCACATACCTCATATTTATGTGATTCTCAGAAGGCACCATGTTTAACTGGCCAGCAACTCATTGAAACTCAGTTCATTGGTTGGGAATGGCTAGTGCACATCTCCATCAAACTTTTCTCCTTCTAGATATGTTTACATCCGTAATCTCCTGGAAAGAGGATGTTTCACACAGGTAGAATCTCTCTTTTTGCAGGTGCAAACTGTCTTACAAGAACAGATTGTTATCTGATTCCCACCGTACTATTCTTTTCTCACAGGACCTTATCAGACCAGCTTAGCCAAAGGAACAAGGCCTGAACCATGTTTTACCAAGGCCCTTCTTTTGTGAGTTTTTATCTATATGTAACAGTTTGACACAATCTCTCATCAAGTAAATCTTTACTTGGAATCAACATTACTATTTTAATGGCATTATAGTAGTATTTTAAATGTGCCTTGGATTCAGATGCACAAATCACTTCATTTTTAGCTAAGGTGATTGCTTCATCCCCACAAGGCGTGATGGAGTCTTTTAAGTGTTCATCATGAGATTCTTTacaattaaaaattgaatttagcTGATTAGCTTCTGTGGAAGTTGTTGCTTTTCTCCTTCAGAAGACTGCTAGTGATTTTTccaattgaaaaaataaaattctggcACAAATATCCTATGACAGTGTAGGGGGAAAAgcaagaaacatgaaaaaaataggGGTTTAGTAGCAAAATAACTAGGATTTTAGGGACTGGTTGATAGACCAATGTTAGTTGTTAAGTTTCAGGcatgaattttcaaaaatattttaagaaagtaATTATTActgcacattttaaatatttgattattAATCACTAGGCTGTGAGATAATTTGTATTGGCCAGAAATAATCATAGACACTTGTAATAACACATAAATAACAAAAGTActtttaaatgcaattaataAAGTTGGCTACTGTTATAATATTCTAACCTTTATGGGAAAGTTATTCAACTAAAAATGCTTACAGATGGTCAGTAAAAACTTTTCAGGGCTTAGCTTTTGTATTTATTAGtattgtttttattatatttattgctattatttatttatatgtatttattttccaaataaatacaaatgcaGTTGcctttgtatttatttggaaGGGAATAGAAATGTCACCAGTGCTGAAGGGGACACAAACACCCAGTCTGATTTCAGTAACGGGCCCAGTGCTGTCAGCTCTGAGAATGTCTAACAGGATTAAAATTCTGCATTGTCAGTtgctcaaatttttttttagatgcaGCAGGTTtctcatagaaaaaaaaaaaatttggtctTATTAAAAACTATTAGGTTGTGAGACTTCTACAGAAATACCCTGATGTGAGCATTCCACAAAATAGTTTTGGAAAACTGTCACCTTAAATTGGTTCA
This region of Catharus ustulatus isolate bCatUst1 chromosome 6, bCatUst1.pri.v2, whole genome shotgun sequence genomic DNA includes:
- the LOC116997525 gene encoding uncharacterized protein LOC116997525, which encodes MGSGAGTASPGLCYGIPVDQELGQPLRVCAMGSQWIRSWDSLSGAVLWDQELGQPLRGCVVGSQWIRSRDSLSGAVRWDQEQGQLSGAVRWDQELGQPLRVCSIGSQWIRSWDSLSGAVRWDQEPGQPLRVCGIGSQWIRSWDSLSGAVRWDQEPGQPLRVCGIGSQWIRSWDSLPGVCAIGSQWIRSRDSLSGAVRWIRSRDSLSGAVLQLFLPGRARRSHGAAPRPPPPR